The following proteins are co-located in the Solanum pennellii chromosome 1, SPENNV200 genome:
- the LOC107014132 gene encoding growth-regulating factor 9 produces the protein MQLHLFSATPLSLSGKGKEDEIKKKKGSPPCIELSLGYGSSSHVVEEDEKDDRSSNSVFTEAQFQELQLQAVIFKYLVSGLPVPFHLFFIIWNSVSSSLGDGGIYKLYPTLGRFDYTSMTDPEPGRCRRTDGKKWRCKRDVIPGQKYCGQHVHRGRRSRKPVEASEHVMRSDDTNIISKITKLYASSDDPGSKCAPASSKTSCLSSTSRTNQYNSIEDSSAKPRFINSGYGSEKQDTYMICKRKDITTSVKTPSFIAGDNADSKNIDFNRISPSKTNQKQNCGEATKHGALVPILGLSTKSDQQHTIGSEADQQRCRRSDGKKWRCSKTVVPCQKYCETHMHRGANRKRVASVSVVVPPSKSPSYRFCPPENDGTRRNLNTSLSIYTIPGRQNITDDDSNSNSISDATTITDEIPAFVSH, from the exons ATGCAGCTTCATCTATTCTCTGCCACCCCTCTTTCTCTCTCAG gaaaaggaaaagaagatgaaataaagaagaaaaaagggtCACCACCTTGCATAGAGCTGTCTTTAGGCTATGGAAGTTCAAGCCATGTTGTTGAGGAAGATGAAAAAGATGACAGGTCATCTAACTCTGTGTTCACAGAAGCTCAGtttcaagaacttcaactcCAAGCTGTGATTTTTAAGTATTTAGTTTCTGGTCTTCCAGTTCCTTTTCATCTGTTTTTCATCATTTGGAATAGTGTTTCAAGCTCCTTGGGTGACGGTGGAATCTACAAACTATATCCTACCT TGGGACGATTTGACTATACGAGCATGACGGATCCTGAACCAGGGAGGTGTAGAAGAACCGATGGGAAGAAATGGAGGTGCAAAAGGGATGTGATTCCAGGTCAGAAGTACTGTGGGCAGCATGTGCATCGAGGTCGACGTTCAAGAAAGCCTGTGGAAGCTTCTGAACATGTTATGAGATCAGATGATACAAATATCATTTCCAAGATAACTAAACTGTATGCCAGTTCTGATGACCCTGGCAGCAAATGTGCTCCTGCAAGTAGTAAAACATCCTGTTTGTCTTCTACTAGCAGAACTAACCAATACAACAGCATCGAGGACTCATCTGCTAAACCAAGATTCATCAATTCTGGCTACGGTAGTGAGAAGCAAGACACCTACATGATTTGCAAAAGAAAGGACATCACAACTTCCGTAAAAACCCCATCTTTCATTGCTGGTGACAATGCTGATAGTAAGAACATCGATTTCAATCGTATTAGTCCTAGCAAAACCAACCAAAAACAGAACTGCGGAGAAGCTACGAAGCATGGTGCTTTGGTTCCAATTTTAGGTCTATCTACAAAGAGTGACCAGCAACACACTATAG GCTCAGAAGCTGACCAGCAGAGGTGCCGAAGATCAGATGGAAAGAAATGGAGATGCAGCAAGACTGTTGTTCCTTGTCAAAAGTACTGTGAGACTCACATGCACAGGGGAGCCAACAGAAAAAGGGTAGCCTCTGTCTCAGTTGTTGTCCCGCCTTCTAAATCTCCTTCATACAGGTTTTGCCCACCCGAAAATGATGGTACTCGAAGAAACTTGAACACCAGTCTCTCCATTTACACAATCCCAGGGCGCCAAAACATTACAGATGATGATTCTAACAGTAACAGTATTAGTGATGCCACCACTATCACCGATGAAATACCAGCATTTGTGTCGCATTAG